In Runella sp. SP2, the genomic window ACTTGGACGGACGTAACAGTAGGCATGTCGGCGAATATTCGACAGCTTAAAACAGGCCCGTGGCTAGACGTAGGAGAACTAACGTTTCGTATGCGAGCACGCAAAGGTGCTACGTATTCTGAATGGAGCGAGATTATTACGCCTTTCGTGGGTGCTACCCAGCCCGATGTTGTTACGCCAAGCCCTGGTAATGTGCCGTTCAGTACAGTGCGAACCGACATGATTAATATCGTGCAAGACTCTGGTACAGGGTTGTGGTATGATACTGTATCGCCCACCAGCGGCGACTATAATGCTTTCTACTACATCAATGGGCGCCCGCTCAAGTCGCCCACTGGTGACAGACTGCCGTTTCAGGGAATGGCCTTTGAAAGTGGATTTGTTTCGGTGGAAAAAATCTACTTGCATAAAGACCACTATTCAAACTGGCAACAGTGGGAAAATTATTTTTGGAGGACAAAAGAAGCTAAGGAGCAAATCTTAATAAACGGAAATTGGGTAGATAGTACTCCGCAGCTAAAAGAACAGAACCCACAAAATAATACTAGAATAATATACCCAAACGATTGGTGGGTATTGGCTTCTAGCCAACAGCGTCTTGTAATTCCTTAACTATTAGAAAGATGATTGTAGAAAAATTAAACCTACCGAGCTGGTTTCGTGCAGATTACATCTCGCACATAGACGAAGCTCCGATCGTGGGAAATGTGGGGAAAATTGCCGCCCTTCATTCGGTTGATGCCGATATTTTGGATGCGCAAAAATTTGAGCGCGGTTTCTCCCATGTGCCCAAAATATGGGATAGTGGGACAAACGATGATAAAAAGTGCTTTGTATTATTATCTGACGTTTTCCCTGGAACTGGACACAGCGACGCACAGATTAATGCCGCCGCCGCAAACGTGGCCGCGAACATTTCCAAATACGCCTGTATTGGTGATCAATTCACCGAGGCGGGTTCAAATCCAGTACCTTGGTACGATGGAAGTTACTGGACGGTAGGAAAAAAATTCTACCAAAAATTGTGCGAAGAAGTGGGCGCTAGTGGGGCTGCCGACACAAATTTCTTTTGCAATTACGACACCAAGCTGGCCAATTTTTGTGAGTTTTTTCGCATAAATGGTGCGCGTAACCCCTTGCACCCCTACATAGTTAATGCACTCGCAAGCGAAGCGGGCGCACGCAAAAAAGGGGATAACGATAACTCAAACGACCCTTATTACACCTCTGGAATGTCGGACTGGACGAACATGTTCACCATGATGTTGTGGGCGAATGATGGTGAAACAAAAGACTGGCTATTCAACGCCATCTTTGAGACTCAGCGGAAATATGCCGCAAAGGCTGACGCAAAAACGGTAATGTACACGTCGCCGTGGGCGCAAAGCCTAAGCAACCCCGTAAACGAGCATCATAAAAATCCTGGGCACATTCACCCCCGCGAAGGCGGATATTGGAAAGTGCCAGACTGGCATACTCCTCCCTTTGAATTTCAGCTTTGGGTGGGATTTTTTGGTTGCCTTCTGACAGAAGGATGCTACAACTGGGACTCTACCGTAAACTTCTCGAAATCGGTAGCAAACGACCGAGAAAACGAATGGACGCCCCCGCGCACGTGGGTAAGCGAAGGAGGTGCGGCGCCGACGCTGCTTCCAGATGGCGAGCCGCGCTACCCACAATTTCCGCGCGCAGGTATGGACGCCATGATGGTGGGGGTACATTGGTACAACAGCATTAAGCACATCGTTAATGCCAGTACTGGCGTAGCGTATGCTACCTACATCGCAGATGGGCAAACGATAGCGCCGCAGGCTGGCGACCCCCGACTTTTTCGGCGTGGCTTTCGGAATTATGGACAAGACACTATCCTGCACCTAGCAGCTGCATCGCAAGGGGTAGCGCTAGAGGCCATCGGCGCAGGTGAAACATTACTGGTCTATGTGAACCCTTACCGGTTGTTGACAGAAAAGGAGAATGTGTCGATAGTAACTAATGGAAAGACTATCGACCTTGGTCAACTAGCAGGATCAAAGCTTTATGTTTTTAGAGTTAAAAACGGAATCATACAATAACCATGGAAGCACTGGAAACATTTGTCGAAGGTGCATACGTGCGGCTATCATTTGATGTTGCGGGGCTTACGGTAGGTACATCTTTGCAAGGGAAATTGCTCTTTAAAGGGCAAACTTATCAGCTTTTTAACGAGCTCAATGGCACTATTCTAAGCATGAGTAGTGCCACCAATACCCTAGTATCAGGTACGTATAAGTTTGTGCTACTTTGGTACAACCAAGATACGAATGAACCCTTTGAAGAAGAAGAGTACGAGATCATTATAAAGCCTCGAAAATGATTCCAGCAACGTATTTGCCTAGACCAAAATTTAAGCTCAAACGCTCGACCGGTAACCTAATTTCCTGCGAGCTGGAGCAAAGGCCCTCAATCCATTTGAGCGCCTCGAAAACTATTGTAGTTATCAATAATAACGGAGATACAAATGCCGATGATGACACTCTTAGTTTGAATTTGCTCCTCTTATATGAGGTTTCAAAAATCTGATTTTTCAATTCAATAACTTACAGACATGACATTACAAGAAAGATTATCGGCGCTAATCACTGCAATTGGAACAGACATAAAAGCTTTGTTTACTCGTGCACTGCCTACTGGTGGAACTACTGGGCAAGCACTACGAAAAAGCTCAAACAGTGATTTTGCGGTAGAATGGTACACCCCAAGTGTGGGAGTACAAATTGACGATGCTACTGCTAGTGGGACAAAAACGTATTCATCGACCAAAATTGAATCAGTCGCAACGGCTGCAGCTAATGCCGCAAAAAATGAAATTCTAAACGGTGCGGGAGCAGCTTACGATACATTGTCAGAACTACAAGCATTACTTGAAGGCCAAGGTAGTTCGGTAACGGCATTGACAACAGCAATCAATAATCGTGTGCGATTTGATGCCGCACAAACTCTTACGACTCAACAAATTACTCAGGCTTGTTCCAACTTGGGGCTTGGGGAGCCCGATACAAACTTAGTTTCATTATATACAACTGCTAAGGCATAATGACACTTCAAGAACGTATATCTGCCCTTATAACTGCCATCGGCACGGACGTGAAAGCACTTTTTATGCGCTCAATGCCTGCGGGTGGAAGTACAGGGCAGGTACTTACAAAAACATCGAATAGCGATTATTCAACCAGTTGGCAAACACCAACTGGAGCAAGTCAATCAGATATACAGCGTATCGAAGCACAAAACTGGTTCCTATAATGAAACGTGGTAGTAATTATAATAATGGGTTTTTGGGCGGAAAGGGAAGCAATTACCTTACAGTAGATAGCCCTGGTATTCTTTCTGTAGAGAAGCATTATTACGCAGGCGCAAAATACCTGCTTGATAATATCTCTAATACAAGCCTTGTTAATGCTGCGTCTTATCGTCGATTACGCGGTGCTTACACGGGAAATATCGCACAAATGAGAAGGAGTACCGACAGTTCGGTACTCGACATTGGAAGCAATGGCGAACACTTCGATGTGTCAACCATGAACACTTTCATCGGTTCGGTAACAGGATATACGCGTATTCTATACTCTCAAGCGGGATTAGGATCTTCGTACGATTTTGTGCAAGGCACCAACACAAAGCAGCCTATTGTGAGGCTCTCTGGTACTAATTATACGATGGGGGGGCGAGTCTGCATGATGGGTGTTCCTGGTAACGACACTGGACTAGCAACAAGCAATATAGCCAACCTAATAACTGGTACTGATTTCACTTGCATTATGGTCGCGAGTGTTGGAGCGCATAATAATTATGCCCGTTTTTTTTCTAGTCAAAGCGCAGGGGGAAGTAACGACTACGGTACTGGCGGGTGCTCTATTACGCAGGCAGCAACTAACAATACTATTGCATTTACGGGAGGGACAAACAACTATTGTTATCCGAATGGAGTAAGTGGTGGAGTGTCTGGAAATGTGGTATTTACCGTTTTTACTGACTCTGCGGGTGCTACTGTACGCGTTAACGGGGCAATGCAACGAACGGATGCCTTCGTCACCAATCATAACTCGTATGCGCTCGGAATTATGAATCAAGTCGCGTCGGGTGGGGGTGCAGCGCTCAACCAGCTTGTAGCGGAAGTGATTGTTTATAAGCGAAAATTAACACTCGCAGAAGTGCAATATGTAGAGAGAAATATGGGTGCGTATTGGGGAATCGCAGTCGCCTAAAACAAGAAAAAAAATGCCAAATAGCTATAAATCTATTGCAAAAAAACTGGATGTTAATACAACAGTATCTGCCTATACGGTACCTAGTGCTACCACGGCAATCCTTAATCTTGTGACGTTTGCCAACATAGACGCATCGAATAGCGATTCGATAGAACTATCTTATCGAAAGTCAGGCGACGCCAGCGATACCTTTTTAAACAAAGGTGCCACTGTTCCAAGCGCTACGACTTTTCGTTTCGACGGCCCAATAGTTTTAAACGTGGGGGATATTCTAAAAGTCAAAGCTGCTACTGCCAACAGAATAGATGTAACTATTCACCTAATGGAAATTACCTAACATGAATACAGCCGTGAACAAACCCTTAGAACACACCTTTGAATTTGGCCTGGCATTGACAGCCACGCTACTCCAAATTAACATGCAACAGTTGTTTGACTGGCATGCAGTTCCCCTTAAACTAGCCATTCTATCTGGCTCCATTACCTACGTTATGAAAGCTAAGAAGGATGAAAAAATGTCCTTCAAAGAGGCGTGTTTTACAGCGCTAAGTGGGTTTACGTTCGGGATTTATATTGCGCCTTTTGTGGTTGATTTATATGCAATTACCAAGCCCGCTTCGAGCATGGGAGTACACTACCTTACTGGAGCATTTGGCCAGTGGATCCTAAACGTAGGTTGGGCCATTCTGAAAGGGGCGCACAAAGAAGGATGGTCTGCCATTCGCGACCGATTCTTTCCATCGAGAAAAAAACGCAACAACAACAGCTACGACGAAAACGAATATCCTAACCAATGATTTATCTTTTAGCAGGCCATACCGTCATTGCGGGACGCGGGACGGGGGCATTTGGCATCGATGGCTTCGATGAAGCCGTGGAAGCTGTGCGTCTTAGAGACGACGTAACAGCAGCTTTGCGCGCACGTGGCGTGAAGGTCGTAAACGAGGTCAACACATCGCCACTGGCTCAGGTAGTGGCCTGGTTGAAATCGATCGTGAAAAAGGAAGACAAGGTGATTGAAATCCACTTTAACATGGGGCCGCCGACCGCCACTGGTACTGAAGTGTATATCGACGATACGCCTACTCAGGAAGAACGCTTCTTTGCCCAGGCTGTGGCTCGAACCATCGCCAACACTTTGGGGATTCGGCTCAGAGGGGTCCAAGGCGTAAAACGTGAATCTGAAAGCCAGCATAAAAGCCTGGCCATCATTTCGGTGCCATCGTCGGCCATCAACATCTTGATTGAAGTGATGTTTGGTAGCAATCAAAACGACGTGGAACTGTACCGACGCAATTATCCACGCCTTGTTCAAGCTTTAGCCGACACTATTGCGCCATGAGACCAATCCACAAAATCGTCCTTGGCGTGGCCTTGGTTGTGCTCTCCATCAGCATGGTTATGCTCGCCTATAATACCTACGAACCGAAACCCGAACCCGTAAACCTGCAGAAAATCAATGAAACGATTAAAAAACAAAGTGACAGTGTGGCTGTGGCTTCTCGTAGCTATAGCGATACTACAAAACTGCGTAAGCTTGAAGCCCTCAAACGCCGAATTGCAGAAGCGCAGTACAACGATAGCGTCGCGCGCGTCTCAGATCAGCGACGCTGATGCTGCCGTAATCTGTTACGATATGCTCACCAACTGCGAGAAAAGCCTAGCCGATACCACCGCCAAGCTGCACCAAGTACAGGCAGGAATACCCGACGTGAAAAAAAATGCCCGTAACAAGGGTATTTACCTGGGCGCTGGTGGCATGAGCCTACTAACGATGTTACTACTACTTTTTGCGAACTGAGAGATAACAATGCAGCAAACCCACCTTTAGCTTAGAGGTGGGTTTCTTATTTTCATTGCAGGCCCGAAAATAAGCCTGAAAATTGCGTACATGATACGCATAACCCGAAACGGCTCACAGCTAGAACTATACCCTGATACTCGTTTTGATTACGAAATGAACAGCTGGCTATTTAGCGATGACGATAGCCTGTTGGGGTCGTTTACGTACGATTTTCGCTTTCCACTTTCCCCCAAAAACATTGATTTCTTAGAATATCGCCACCTGCCTGAGCAGCCTTATCGTGAGATTGAGGTCTATGTGGAGCTGAGCAATGCCCTGGTAATGAAATGCAACTTGGCCTACGAGATTGAAGGCGAAAGCGGGATTGGTTTTATCAAGTTCGAGTCCGCCACTGTGAACTCCAAAATCAAGAACGTGAAACTCGCTGAAGTAATCAACGAGGTCGTTTACCTGGGCAAAACACCCGCGCAGGCTGCCGAAATTATGGAGGAAATAGCCAGGGCTGCCGTGGGGCATTATCCGATTGTTTTTGCACCGATCTATAACCCTGAGTTTGTAGAAACGGATTATACCCTAACCCATGAGGATATAGAAGGCATCGCCCCCATGACGTTTATTAATTACGTTAGGAACGATACCATCAACCCTTGGGGTAAGCGTAAGGACGGTACTAGGGGATTTTTGTTTAATACCTACGAACCACTTTTACGTAACCTTGGAAGTGTGTTTGTGAACGTAAGCGCAATTCATGCAGGCATACTTAATGTGCCCTATGTGTATATGTGCTACGTAGTTGCCAAGGTCATGGATTACCTTGGGTTCGGGATAGAAAGTAGCTGGTTTTACGAGGCCGAAACGCAATGTCGGGTTATCTACAATACGCAAGCCCTCACGAGTTTTAGCGAGATTACCCAGTCACTGCCAGTCATTACAGTGAAAGTATCTGAGCACGTGCCTGATATGACGATTGCGGAGTTTTTGAAGGCAGTCCGAAAAAACTACTCGCTTTCGATTGATTTTGACGCGGTTCGGGGAGCGGTCAGTATTAAGACCTTCGCTGAAATAGAGCGCAGCCGCGACTACAACGACTGGAGGACCTACCAAACCCAGGATCCTGTGAAGATTTCGAGGCCGAACGGAAAGGGCTGGAAAGTGAAATTCGAGGAAGATGGGGGAGACGTACTGTATAAGGAGCTTTCCATTACCACCGAGTTTCAGGTGGGAGACGGCGACCAGACTTACAGCATCGGAGTGGGTACCCTGCCCATGCTCCGACAAAAAAATGAAATGACGGGAGCCATTTGGGTATTGCCACAAGCCAAACAGCCAGGGAATTTGCGCGGGAAGTTTTTTCAGAAAAGCGACCGATATTCTGACAGCAAACCCAAAAATGAATTCAAACTCCGAATCCTGGCATACCGTGGAATGCAGCCTGACCTTGAGGGAAACTTATACCCCATGCTCACTTCAGAGCTGTACAATGCGAAGGGTGAGAAAATAGGAACTGTAGGGGACAATCCGACGCTTACTAACAGCTGCTATGCCGTGTATGTGCGGCCGTATTTGTATTTCCGAGATCAGGCCCGCGAGGTAGAAACCAATCTGCTCCTTCCCATTACTGCGTTGCAGGAACAGAAAATGTATAAAAAAGTCGGCTTCGCGGGGGATAACCGCGTAATGATGCGCCACATCCTGAAAAAACTCGTGGTGGAGCTGCCGAGCGACGGCGGGTTTGTAAAGGCCAAAGCCTACAGCTACGGTATTCTTCCAATAGAAATTGGGGTGGTGAGCAACGGGGCGGTTTGGCTGTCGATCGAGTTTGTGAATCATCGTGACCTAAGCGAGAATGCCGTGTATCAGGCCATCGCCGACGTGGTGGTGAAAGCTTGGTCGGATGAGACCAAACAAAGAGCCATAACGGTAGCAAACTTAATGGTTTTGTTTGCATTGCAAAATGTGCTTACGAAAGAACAAATCCCGTATTCGGCAAGCATAACTGGAAGTGAGCAAATCGTAATGACTGACGCAATCGTCATTTTAACACCTCTCTACGCCTACCAGCAAAATGTAACAATAGCTTACACTCCAGTACTGATTCCAAGTTCCACCTATTCAATCGTACCATCCTAATGGGAGTAATGAAACGAATCATCGGCGATGGGCGATCGGTGCGAGCCGTGTGGCGAAAGTCTTCAGTCGAACGCAAAATGGTAGGGATGCAAACCATTCCAGGACTCGCCAACAACGAGCTTCCAGAAATCCGACTAAGGGCTTTGAATGCTGAAACGATGCGGTTGTTCATGCCCATCTTCAAGGAACGCCTCAAGCGTAACTTGGTAGAACACAATATTGGCTACGAAGGCGATTTGGACGATAGCCTTAGAGAAAGCGTGAAGAAAAGCGGGGATGGGGTGATGGGAACGCTCTCGTTCAATTTTTATGGTCGGTTTGTGGATTGGGGAGTGGGGAAAGGCACAAGCCTGATGGAAGCGCAGTCGGGTATTCCGCTCGCAGCGGGACGGCTTACCGCCCGACGTAGAGCCAAGCCGTGGTTTGGGCCTCAGTATGCCCACGAGCTCAAGCGAATTACTGAATTGTCGGCCGCCAATACCCAACAGGTTTTAAAAGAAATGGCGGCACAAATGAATGTGGAAGTAGAAATTAAGATATAGCCAATAACAGCCATGGCAAAGAAAAGTACAGAAACCACAAAGTCGATTATCCAACTGGTAGTCGATGGAAAAGGTGCGGAAACCAGTGTAAAGGAATTAGGGGGAGCGCTAAGTTACGTGAATACGGAGCTTAGAAAAATGAAGGCCAACGACCCCAAACGTGATGACCTCATAAAGCAGAAACAGCAAATTACCGCTGAATATCAGAAGCAGAAAAAGGAGATTGGGGACATTAGAACTGCCTGGCAAAAGTTTAAGCAGGAATTTGCGACCGTGGCCACTGGGGTGGTAGGTGGCAATGCCATGACCTTTGTTTTCCAACAAATGCTCAGCTACTTGCCACAAGTCACCGCTCATAGCTTAAAGCTGAAAGATGAGCTGGCAGACGTGGCCAAGAAAACCGACATGACCGACCGCGAGGTAAACAAGCTAAACGGGTCACTCAAAAAAATGGATACTCGAACCCCAACAAAAGAGCTTCGAGAAATGGCGGGTGTAGGCGGGCAATTTGGCGTAGCGAAAACGCAAATCGAGGGTTTTGTGGATGGAGCCGACAAGGTGAACGTTGCCTTGGGCGATCAGTTTGGAAGTGCGGAAGCCACTGCGGGCGCAGTACTGAAGCTGCGTAATATCTTTCAGAATATAAAGAGCGACAACATTAAGGAAGATATGCTGCACATTGGCAACGCGCTCAACGTGTTGGAAGCTGATGGCGCGGCTACGGGCGCGGGTATGGCCGATTTTGCGAGCCGAATGGGTGGGGTGCTTATCCCGCTCAAGGTAACAGAAGCGCAGGTGTTAGGACTATCGGCGACCTTGGAAGAACTGAACGTAACTGCAGAGCGTGGATCGACCGCTACAGTGGATATTTTCCAACGAATGTTGACCGAAACTGAAACCTTTGCGAAGGTGGCAGGAATACCACTAAACGATTATAAGAATCTTATCCAAAAGGATATTTTCGGTGCCTTCATGAAATACCTGGAAGGCTTGCAAAAGGTAGTGCCAAATCAGATCGAGTTTGCGCGCGTGCTCGAAGCCAGCAAGCTCACGGGCAGTGGTGCCAGTGAGGTACTTTCTAAGCTCGCTACCAATTCGGATATGCTTACCGAAAAAATCGGGAAGGCGGGTACGGCTCTCCAAAATACCGATAGTATTATGGCAGAGTTTCAGAAGCGTAACCACTCATTAGCGCTTGGACTCAAGCAACTTTCAGAGTGGTGGAACTCGCTCTTGTATAGCGATGCAGCTCAGAGTTTTGTCGAGAACAGCGTTAAAATGCTTACATCGATGTTGGGCCTTCGCGATATTGCCAAGGAGACTACTGCTAAGTTTGAAGCGCAGAAATCGACCGTCGGAAGTTTGGAAAAAGAACTGGTACCACTGCTAAACCGACAAGAGCAGTTAAAGAACATGGCCAAGCAGCTTGGGGGAGAAACCAAGCTGACTGATGAAATGCAGATTGAGCTACGAGAAAACATTAAAAAAATTGCTGAGATCGTGCCTGAAGCAGCCACGGAGTTTGACAAGTACGGAAACGTGCTCGACGTAAATACAGAGAAGGCGCGTAAGGCGATTGTAGTCCAAAAAGAGCTATTGAAATTCTACAATAAGGAAGCTATTAAGTCGAGCGAAAAAGAGCTTGACCAAGTCAGGGTAGAGCGACAAAACCTGATTGCCAAACGAAAAGCGGGCAAAATTACGAGTGTGAATTTTATGCCAGGAGCTGGGATAGGATCTACAACAACGACGGAAATCAATTCGGAAGATGCCAGGAAGATTGACGATCAAATTGCAGACGCGAACAAGCGTGAAATTGAGCTTAGAAATCGACTGTATGGCCTATCCCAAGAGAATAAGTACATGACAGCTGAAGAGAAACGAGCCATGCGAAACGGGCCAACTCCTACGAAAAAAAGTGGTGGGGGTAGCAGCTCCGCAGGCTCTGTGGTATCACCCTTGGGCGCTGATGAAAGTGGAAGCTCGAAAAGCAAGAAGTCCAAAAAACCTGTTGAAAAAGGAATAAGTTTTGGTGATTGGTACGAAACAGTACAGGGGGAGATTGATGCCTACGCCGATTTGGACGAAAAGGTGGCCGAAGAGCGGAAGAAGAACCTAGCCAATCTCCTAAAAGATGTTGGGGTAGAGTACGACACCTTCTATTTAAGCCTGGAACAAAAAGCAGCAAAAGGGCTAATTACCGATGAAGAGTTTCTGAAACAGAAGCGTGAAAAGGAGATTGAGGAGCTCACCACAATTAAAATGTTTACGGAGCTGTACGGTGAAGAAACAATAGAGCTTGATCGACAGATTGCACAAAAGCAAATTGAAATAACAAAGGATGCTGCCGACAAAAAAGTTGAAATCCTAAAGGAGCAAAAGAAAGCTGAAGAGCAAGTACGGAAGGATATAGCTGAGCTCGCCAAGGAGCAACACAAAGCCGAGTTTGATTTGAATCAGGCCAAAAGCCAGATGATGCAGGAAGGTATAGCCGCGCTGATGGGCATGGCCAAACAGCAATCGGGTATCTGGAAGGCATTATTTCTCGTGCAAAAAGGGATGGCCATTGCCGAAATTATCACCAAAGCACAGCTAGAATTGGCCAGTTATAAGTTGGCAATCGCAAGTTATTCGGCCCAAATCGCCGCCACTGGAGGTGTGAGCCCCGTGGGTTGGGCGGGAATAGCCACCACTACCGCCCAAATCGCCGCTACAAAAATGACGGCAGCGGCGGGCATCGCTACGATTGCAGCTCAGACCGTGCCCGTTTTTGCAGGACGCGAGGCAGGAGGAGCGGCCCCGCTCACCGTGAATAACGGTGCAGCTCAGGGCTACGTGGATAGACCTACGCTGTTTACCCAAAGCGCATTTGTGGCAGGGGAAGGCAACCGCCGTGAGTATATCGTCCCTTGGAAAATGCTG contains:
- a CDS encoding N-acetylmuramoyl-L-alanine amidase is translated as MIYLLAGHTVIAGRGTGAFGIDGFDEAVEAVRLRDDVTAALRARGVKVVNEVNTSPLAQVVAWLKSIVKKEDKVIEIHFNMGPPTATGTEVYIDDTPTQEERFFAQAVARTIANTLGIRLRGVQGVKRESESQHKSLAIISVPSSAINILIEVMFGSNQNDVELYRRNYPRLVQALADTIAP
- a CDS encoding phage tail tape measure protein, with the protein product MAKKSTETTKSIIQLVVDGKGAETSVKELGGALSYVNTELRKMKANDPKRDDLIKQKQQITAEYQKQKKEIGDIRTAWQKFKQEFATVATGVVGGNAMTFVFQQMLSYLPQVTAHSLKLKDELADVAKKTDMTDREVNKLNGSLKKMDTRTPTKELREMAGVGGQFGVAKTQIEGFVDGADKVNVALGDQFGSAEATAGAVLKLRNIFQNIKSDNIKEDMLHIGNALNVLEADGAATGAGMADFASRMGGVLIPLKVTEAQVLGLSATLEELNVTAERGSTATVDIFQRMLTETETFAKVAGIPLNDYKNLIQKDIFGAFMKYLEGLQKVVPNQIEFARVLEASKLTGSGASEVLSKLATNSDMLTEKIGKAGTALQNTDSIMAEFQKRNHSLALGLKQLSEWWNSLLYSDAAQSFVENSVKMLTSMLGLRDIAKETTAKFEAQKSTVGSLEKELVPLLNRQEQLKNMAKQLGGETKLTDEMQIELRENIKKIAEIVPEAATEFDKYGNVLDVNTEKARKAIVVQKELLKFYNKEAIKSSEKELDQVRVERQNLIAKRKAGKITSVNFMPGAGIGSTTTTEINSEDARKIDDQIADANKREIELRNRLYGLSQENKYMTAEEKRAMRNGPTPTKKSGGGSSSAGSVVSPLGADESGSSKSKKSKKPVEKGISFGDWYETVQGEIDAYADLDEKVAEERKKNLANLLKDVGVEYDTFYLSLEQKAAKGLITDEEFLKQKREKEIEELTTIKMFTELYGEETIELDRQIAQKQIEITKDAADKKVEILKEQKKAEEQVRKDIAELAKEQHKAEFDLNQAKSQMMQEGIAALMGMAKQQSGIWKALFLVQKGMAIAEIITKAQLELASYKLAIASYSAQIAATGGVSPVGWAGIATTTAQIAATKMTAAAGIATIAAQTVPVFAGREAGGAAPLTVNNGAAQGYVDRPTLFTQSAFVAGEGNRREYIVPWKMLQDPVVADMVGMIESVRPRYYSSAGDAAAAPRGIATGSGGQMLSDGLLLQVIELLSRIDSKSDKKIDFNFSTFEKTQERLNFIRKDTSA